One window of the Lytechinus pictus isolate F3 Inbred chromosome 5, Lp3.0, whole genome shotgun sequence genome contains the following:
- the LOC135154102 gene encoding myosin-4-like, which yields MDAHDRTESKGGSLVLTLERKIYDLQQEKKDLTSQLQNRHGSDKTSNSNNVLVEGKLVELLRQKSELGQQLKRLKQEKDDSISQHKAAINRIKKEKEDLEKLYKSSLREKSVLLEEKLRHDSKVSHLKSELKHLKSKFKDKMEKNRPMTKDAFRQKKITNQVVTQEDNGKITALTQEIEKLQEKIADLKIKMAEISKELEQSHQDCQKAEEKVTRASQQRQDFENRLDIINEEKDKLSSQLEDIQKENKELTNQLFTLNEEKIELQSNADCLEEEKSDLSTQLSEARKQYQYLEEGFAAVYAEKKQLQVLNVSLEKERDSLSARINENHHQGREHSLSDEDQDLEWDQDIDLDQEPIQDFTEDDNQELEWDQEIPFKKPKPCFTEENQDLEWDQEIPVQKPKPCLTEENQDLEWDQEIPVQKPKPCFTEENQDLEWDKEIKSVQSKSYQSPSSSFEIEKHGPKFELRKSPQHCQVLDQTFQKKTTIKKQSSNQTENGEGLSNELQEANNKYQELEQECELLLGEKREFQALADSLAEDNYKLSSQIGQEYEERRNLEDKLNCLEEEVEKQELSTKLKDEKSTLSSSLESVQNQCKELEQRVAAAAENKVEFERESLKWKKERNNLLEQLENQKQNLNSDTRREVALKASALIDQEITKVLGREIAHVQIHKEREKLVTAETERLELIEKNKVAMEKVKESEELRMEIEKKNEKLENEIKLVKNEIETAYSKVECFKSDITDLNIQNRSLHNQLELQKKNIQELEEKASNMKEMIHLMESNALRAEKRQKEVEEEIQVRLFWVFCY from the exons atggaT GCCCATGACCGAACAGAGAGTAAAGGTGGCAGCCTTGTTTTGACTTTGGAAAGGAAGATCTATGATCTGCAACAGGAGAAGAAAGATCTAACTTCACAACTCCAG aATCGTCATGGAAGTGATAAAACCAGCAACAGCAACAATGTGTTGGTGGAAGGAAAACTTGTCGAGTTGCTCAGACAAAAGTCAGAACTCGGTCAACAACTGAAG CGCTTGAAGCAAGAGAAAGACGACTCGATCTCACAGCATAAAGCAGCTATCAACCGgatcaagaaagaaaaagaagatctAGAAAAACTCTACAAG TCTTCGTTGCGGGAGAAATCAGTTCTTCTTGAAGAAAAACTCCGCCATGATAGTAAGGTTTCTCATCTCAAATCAGAGCTTAAACATCTCAAGTCAAAATTCAAG GACAAAATGGAGAAAAACCGACCGATGACCAAGGATGCCTTCCGCCAGAAGAAGATCACTAACCAGGTCGTAACCCAAGag GATAATGGAAAGATAACAGCCTTGACTCAAGAAATTGAGAAGCTTCAAGAAAAGATCGCtgacttgaaaatcaaaatggcTGAAATCTCCAAAGAACTGGAACAGAGTCATCAAGATTGTCAG AAAGCAGAGGAAAAGGTTACCAGGGCATCTCAACAGCGCCAGGATTTTGAAAATCGTTTGGATATCATAAACGAAGAAAAGGACAAACTTTCTTCTCAACTCGAAGACATCCAAAAGGAAAATAAG GAACTAACTAATCAGTTGTTCACTCTgaatgaagagaaaatagagCTCCAATCCAACGCTGATTGTCTGGAAGAAGAGAAAAGTGATCTATCTACCCAGCTCAGTGAGGCTCGCAAACAATATCAG tatttggaAGAAGGATTTGCGGCTGTATACGCAGAGAAGAAACAACTTCAAGTTCTTAACGTTAGTTTGGAGAAGGAAAGAGACAGTCTATCAGCTCGGATCAACGAAAACCATCATCAG GGTCGAGAGCATAGTTTGTCAGATGAGGATCAAGATCTAGAATGGGACCAAGATATAGATCTAGACCAGGAACCAATTCAGGACTTCACGGAGGATGACAACCAAGAACTAGAATGGGACCAAGAGATACCATTCAAGAAACCAAAGCCTTGCTTCACTGAGGAGAACCAGGATCTAGAATGGGACCAAGAGATACCAGTCCAGAAACCAAAGCCTTGCCTCACTGAGGAGAACCAGGATCTAGAATGGGACCAAGAGATACCAGTCCAGAAACCAAAGCCTTGCTTCACTGAGGAGAACCAGGATCTAGAATGGGACAAAGAGATCAAATCAGTCCAGAGCAAATCGTACCAATCTCCCTCTAGTAGTTTTGAAATAGAAAAACACGGACCGAAATTCGAACTCAGGAAGAGCCCCCAACATTGTCAG GTGCTTGATCAAACATTCCAGAAAAAGACAACCATCAAGAAACAATCTAGCAATCAGACAGAGAATGGAGAAGGTCTCTCAAATGAACTTCAGGAGGCTAACAACAAATACCAG GAGCTGGAGCAAGAATGCGAACTGTTGCTAGGTGAGAAGCGCGAGTTTCAAGCTCTAGCAGACAGCTTAGCTGAAGATAATTACAAGCTATCATCTCAGATTGGACAAGAGTACGAGGAAAGACGT AACCTGGAAGACAAACTGAATTGTTTAGAGGAAGAAGTTGAAAAGCAAGAACTTTCTACAAAGCTGAAGGACGAAAAATCCACCCTTTCCTCCTCACTCGAGTCTGTGCAAAATCAATGCAAG GAATTGGAACAGAGAGTTGCTGCCGCAGCCGAAAATAAAGTCGAATTCGAGAGAGAAAGTCTGAAATGGAAGAAGGAACGGAACAATCTACTGGAACAACTAGAGAATCAGAAACAAAATCTG AACTCCGATACAAGACGTGAGGTCGCCCTCAAAGCATCGGCTTTAATCGACCAAGAGATTACCAAAGTACTCGGCAGGGAGATTGCACATGTACAGATCCACAAAGAACGAGAAAAGTTGGTGACGGCTGAAACAGAGCGACTG GAATTGATAGAGAAAAACAAGGTTGCCATGGAGAAAGTCAAAGAATCAGAAGAACTCAGAATGGAGATTgagaagaagaatgagaaacttgagaatgaaattaag CTGGTTAAGAACGAGATAGAGACCGCTTACTCCAAGGTTGAATGCTTCAAATCTGATATAACTGATCTCAATATTCAGAACAGAAGTCTTCATAACCAGTTAGAGCTCCAGAAGAAAAACATCCAG GAGCTAGAGGAGAAAGCATCcaatatgaaagaaatgattCATCTTATGGAAAGTAATGCATTACGAGCAgagaaaagacagaaagaagtcGAGGAAGAAATTCAGGTAAGATTATTCTGGGTATTTTGCTATTAA
- the LOC129260494 gene encoding proto-oncogene serine/threonine-protein kinase mos-like: protein MKASVTSAAIHHGLLESVEDSFCLTDLFEALDGMKKINAHMKREIADLKKTKQTYVDMISLTGYRDPLFDCGDSAVEISPGERERYQLKEVNEDQGFQICKQESMIKKLRYQLSVYHKNVLHEKNSMYDNMTYIDRAVVQSIQADIEIPTINSKDLSFLVGAYIDEDDDLIGKGSFGEVFLREYQGEAVAVKVPYICEGVRDEDDQKRMIRIKADHARTTMEALVNIVFTDHPSFPKTVGIVDIEGAPSLILEFLGDKKTGTSFPLSHAIKFQIPSISKDSWFAIIMDIISGIKAMHEKGLLHNDLKANNILLQWDLEDQRWHAFIIDMGKVSTQTIPLKLKGLPKEELEGYKQGILFPHLAPEYILDLQPMSVQTDIYSLGVLLARIDKVLRSRHLRDLAAQMTNVNPRLRPSWKTMEKVITKAQKRNFS from the exons ATGAAAGCTTCCGTCACTTCAGCTGCGATCCACCATGGACTTCTTGAATCGGTTGAGGATTCTTTTTGTCTTACCGACCTGTTTGAAGCTCTTGATggcatgaaaaaaatcaatgcacATATGAAACGAGAGATTGCCGATTTGAAGAAGACCAAACAAACTTATGTTGATATG ATCAGTCTAACTGGATATAGAGATCCTCTTTTTGATTGTGGAGATTCAGCAGTTGAAATCAG TCCTGGAGAGCGAGAGAGATATCAACTTAAGGAGGTGAATGAAGATCAAGGATTTCAGATTTGTAAACAAGAAAGCATGATCAAGAAACTCAGATATCAACTCTCAGT CTATCACAAGAATGTACTCCATGAAAAGAACTCGATGTATGACAACATGACCTACATTGACCGAGCTGTGGTTCAGTCCATCCAGGCAGATATTGAGATACCAACAATCAACTCTAAAGACCTTTCATTCCTAGTTGGGGCTTATATTGACGAGGATGATGATCTGATTGGAAAGGGTTCCTTTGGGGAAGTATTCTTAAGAGAGTACCAAGGTGAAGCTGTAGCTGTCAAAGTACCTTACATCTGTGAGGGTGTCAGGGATGAGGATGATCAGAAGAGAATGATTAGAATAAAAGCTGATCATGCCCGTACCACAATGGAAGCCCTCGTCAACATCGTTTTCACTGACCATCCATCATTCCCAAAGACAGTTGGTATCGTTGATATCGAAGGTGCTCCATCTCTAATCCTTGAGTTCCTTGGTGATAAGAAGACCGGTACAAGCTTCCCTCTCAGTCATGCCATCAAGTTCCAGATTCCATCTATCTCGAAAGACAGTTGGTTCGCCATCATCATGGACATCATCAGTGGAATAAAAGCCATGCACGAGAAAGGTCTCTTACATAATGATCTAAAAGCTAACAACATTCTCTTACAATGGGACCTGGAGGATCAAAGATGGCATGCCTTCATTATTGACATGGGGAAAGTCTCTACTCAAACCATACCGCTAAAGCTTAAGGGTTTACCTAAAGAAGAGCTGGAGGGGTACAAACAGGGCATCCTCTTCCCTCATCTGGCTCCAGAATACATCCTTGATCTGCAGCCTATGAGTGTTCAAACTGATATATATTCCTTAGGTGTGCTGCTGGCTCGGATAGATAAGGTTCTCAGAAGTAGACATCTTCGTGACCTCGCAGCCCAGATGACCAATGTAAACCCTCGTCTAAGACCCTCTTGGAAAACCATGGAGAAGGTCATCACTAAGGCTCAGAAGAGAAACTTCTCATAA